Part of the Musa acuminata AAA Group cultivar baxijiao chromosome BXJ2-7, Cavendish_Baxijiao_AAA, whole genome shotgun sequence genome is shown below.
TCCCCCTTTCCCCTCTTTTCCTGGGAGACGAGACAGAGAGGCGATAAGAAAAGCAACAGCGCGCGCGCGGAGGCGATTCTTCATGATTATTTGAAGTAGCGCACGTACGTGCGTCTGCGGAGATCATTGTATGCTCACCGTCAGATCTCATCAGAACACCCATAAGCGTCGGATCTTAACTCCTCGTTACTTGTCGTTGGGTCAAGAATACCATGGAACGCATTGGTCTACCTGTTCAATTACCGTCTTTCTTACCTGCCTTGTGAGTTCACATGACGCATGGAATCACAGCGGGGCCCATTTCTATGTTGAATCACGAGGCGGGTAGGCCCATTTCTATCTTCCACGGACGAGAGACGAACGCAACGGCAGACGGGAGGAACGCAAACGTTATAAACACCTTTTTAATCTGAGCCGTTCACTTTATTTGATCCATATACGGACGATTGAGATGAAATGAAGAGTCGGATGGACGGTTGTGGACTAATGTCAGCAATTTGACATTTCATGATATAATTACTTATAATTTTCGTCTAATTAATTAATTACCTGTAATTTCCTTCACCTCTATCGGATAAGGTGGATTGCGATACTCTCAGTCTCAGCCACTCAGTGCCGTAATGGTGGATCACCAGGGGACATCAGTAGAGGGTGAAGCCGTCGTCGTAGGAGACATGCCGCCCACGTCGACACGCCGGCGCGTTCTCGTCGTACTCGGCGCAGCAGCTCCATCTCTTCTTCCAGTTGGCGCTCCCCGTGTTCGGCCTGTTCTCCTTCGCGTTCCACCTGTAGACGATCACGCCGCTTCTGTCGCTCCACTCCCCGTCGATCCCCTGATGCGGCGGCGCCAACGAGAACAGCCCTTTCTCCCCTGCACCCCACGAGCACCGAGGTCAAACCTCTGCAACGGAATAGTACAGATCCGATGCATGTACCTGTCGTGTGGCCATGGAAGGAGCAAGCTGTGGGGGAGTTGTCACTGTCTTGGTAAAGCTCTCCGCATCTGAGGCATCTCTTCCTCGATGGCGCTTCCTGTTGCGTCGAAAGGCGAGGAGAAGGCGCTGATCTGATTGATTTCCTGTAAGGTTTTGTGGACAAGAAGTGGATTCGAGGAAGGCCGCAGTATGGTGAAGCCATGGGAGATGCTTGCTCTTTGGGTAGAGAGAAGGGAAGGCTATCTATGGCAGAGGTGGCGTTGAGGGAAACGAATCATACTCTTGGGGCCTGGTCAACGATATTGACCATGACCGATTCCCATGCACATCAACAGCACGTAAAGCCCGCCTTCACATGACGCAGTGACCATGAAACCTCTAACCACCCCGACAAACCATGCGAACCACCGAAACGCCCTATAAATCGCCCCCTCCCCATCCGCCATTCCTCCTCaggctagcaaagaagaaggagaaCCCCAACCCGCCACAAAGAATAAGTCTCTCCCTCTCATCTCTTCCGCCGGTAGCAATGGAGATGACAAATATCGCCTGCATTGTCCTCGTCGCCGCTGCATCGGCCGCCACAGCCCTGGCAGCTGAGGCCCCGGCTCCTGGTCCCGCCAGCGCGTCCTTCGCCATCACCCCCTCCATGGGAGCCGCCGTCGGTGCCGCCGCCTTCTCCTTCTTTGCCTTCTACTTGCAGTAGCCTCgtgaagagagagaaagatcgagagaagcgtttcttgattccttgTTTCCTCGTTTAATTCTCTACATTGGTTTGATACAAACGAATGATCGGATGTTATTGATTACAATGCAATATTAAGTTCATTGTCCCATTTGTTTGGAAGATAAGAATGCCAACTTGAGTTGTACTTTCTCTTGGCTTATTCTCGATCGCATATGTATAAAGATTGACTAATAGCAAGGAATTATTAAGGTAAGATTCATTAGGAAACattcttgatgggagaaactctcTTAATAATTTATCCTATACCCtctgctctcacctataaataaaCATGACCTCTAAGGACTAAAGACGAATGTCATATAGGACGCAATTGAAAGATTataatttctctctcaaccttCGATTCTTCTTACAaattcacaatagtttttgaatctAAAGATTATGCTCTGATTATACAGATATACTTTTCAGATTGTATCAAAAGTACACATCATAAAAATCGATCTAATATTAtttaatcttaatcctaacataaattttttttcgcATTACATACAAATATCATAGATTTTATAGTTACAGGATAAAAGATTTTTATAGAACAAACAATGCAAGATTAGACTTGCAGTGAGTTGGTGTGTCACTATACTCGAGTGGATGAAATGAACTGCTGCATCATGTTTGCTCATCAGGATAAAGGATGTTAATTGGACCTTTAAATGAAATCCAAAAGGAGATTGTGCATGCTTTTGTTTtattgttttgatgcaggaaacaGTTTTATTGTTCTATTCAAATTTAATCTTTTTATTTTCAATCCATTCTATAAGGAAGAATGTTGAAACATATTATATATCCTGCAAAAGTCATAAACCATAATTGTATAGACTTTCTTTGGGGTGTATATCCAAATAGTGAATATATATTTTGTATATTAATTTAAGGTTATTTATTCTCAAATTCAACATATTTTCAGCATGGTTTCTAAAGAGAGTCTAACGATATAAATATTGTTTGCATTACCTTAAATTTTAACAATAAAGAGACAACAATATCCAAAAAGTAAATGTATAtttgtcatttattttttatataaatttagtgatatatatatatatatatatatatatatattcaaatttgaTATATTTCCAGCAAGATTCTCAAGACAAATATTACAATATTCACTTATAAGTGTCACAAGATAGATATTATTTGTTTTACTGAAATATATCAAAACCACTCTATATGTACCCTTGAGAAGAGCAATAATGAATCTTAGATGGACATCAAATGCATTTCAATAATGCAAATTATATACTAAACATAGTGGCATATTTAATCTTTAGAAAAGCAACATTAGGCACTAATACTATTTTTCCCAAGATTTATCTAGAATTAGAACTGCAACACTACATCCTACTTTCACTGACTAAACAATTGTAGAGTATATATATAGGAGCCACACACTATTGCAACAATGATTCCATATGATGGGAACAATGTCTCATCAGCTCAAAGGGTATCCATATGTCAGCTCAAAATGTGCCATGATTCCACATCCAATGCTAAAGCACCTTAAGACATGAGATAGTGACAGCAAGATAGCATCACAAGATAGGGAATCTGACTCTTGCGCAGGGTAGGTTGCTTCTCCATAGCTATTTTCACAGTCCCATTGCagttttatataataaataagaaCAAGTGCCACAGAGAAAGAGATAATGCACTAAAAAGATAAAGAGCACTACAACATCTTCCCAGGATTCCATGGCAGACGCAGACTTCCTCATTCTGATAGGGAAGGTAGAGAGATGGATAGTAGGATATGTTCCGTCTTTCAGAAGCATTAAACATGGATTCCCCATTTCACCAATAGCACTCAAGATTATCTGAGACTTAATTCATCATGTTACACCTCTATGATTAAGCTTGTTTGatttaggaggaggaggagaaggaaaaatATTTGTGTTGATTGATTGACTGAAGTGACAGATCGAACTATGTGAAACAAAAGGCTCATTGTTCTAAGATGAAATGTAGACAGGAAACAGATAGGATAGCCATCATTACAAACACTTGCAGCTGTTCAAATGCCATCTCCTATTTCCATGCAGTTAAATGTACTACAATAGATTTATATATTAGATGTTGAACCACTAATTCCCATCTCTGATGCAACATTTCTGGAGTCCACAGTGGTTACTTGTTGTCACTGTGGCCATACATTTGATCCTCATATGACAGTGACTAAAACTGCATCTTCTAATGTACACTTCAGATAACTGGGAACATGGAGAAGATGATACTTGTGGTCAGATAAACTTCACATTGTGGGAATGTAGGAAACAATCTCTACAGCATGAACTTGAAGAATGTTGAGATGGTGACACCTCACTAATTGAGATACTTCAGGTCATTTTTATGCTCTCTTATGCGTGACCACCTTAGGAATATGGGGTACATATTCTGCAGGAACAAACCGAAGCATAGCATCTGAGAATATGATTCCTCCTCCTCCAATGCATAGCTAGAATCAGGGAGATCCCTAATCCCTTGTGCTATCAGATGACCTCCTTGATGAGGCCATGGAAGGAACCTTTGATGCTCTATTTTCTTACTGTCTTCATGGCTGCTGCCACTGACATTATAATGCTCAAGATAATGACATCTAAACCAATGCTTTGCATATTAAGGCTATGTGGAACAACAGTGATCACACATGCCATGTTTTTTAGCAAGTAAATTAAGAAATAAGCTGCAATATTTTATTTGCTTCAGTTATAATGTTATTttatgctatcatagttaatcaccaacagattaattaatcaaaaccaatGAAATATCCTTTGATAGTCTCACCCATGTTTGTGTAAAGAAGGAATATCATGACATTAGAAGCTGCAACTTTACATAAAAACAAGTGTTGttgacaatcatcagatttcacaaTACATGTTTTATAGTTGTATTAATGATTTTATATGTTATTAATTAATTTGCATTAGCTTTCATCATTGATGGCTACTAAAAGCAATAAAATTCACCAAGGTAGTTACTTATATTTATATGTCATAATGGTTTCCTTAGAACCTTAATCCAGATTTAGATATTGAATGAGTCCAGACAGATAGAACTATAGAAAAATGAAATCAATAAACAAAgaaaatacaagaataaaaaagggGTTTTTGTCTTTTAGTAGAAACACATCTTtcctatatacatacatatattatatatatatatatatatatatatatatatatatatatatatatggaagtgtatataaatataaatatatatatatatatatatatataatattgaagtagactttattattattcatattatttgtGCAACTCTCATCACTGACGTCAGCATCCCATCAACATCAGCTCATGGAAGACTCGTGGATTGCACGTGACACTGATAATAAAAAGGTGTGGCCAATGGCTACTGTAAAATTGTATTTATaggatatataattatatttatatatgataaatataaatatattggaTCCTCTTTCATGGGTTGCATCCATTTCCCTATGTGATCTACTTTTATAGTTTGAGATCTGCATAGCTTATTTGATTAGCACCATTAAAATTTATAGATTGGATATCAACTTTTTTTGAAGTTTGTAAATATAATGGATTGTATTTTTAATAATTGAAacatatatttttagaaaaaatggTTATTGGATCAGAAATATTTATCATGGCATCACATAAACATTATGTTTTGTGTAACAAACTCTTATCTACTCATTTTTATTTCTTCTTGTTTCTAatctataattatatatatatatattttttttgtggcaaaaaaatatatattatcaaattctATTACAACATTTTCAATAATAATTCTTTcgatactaattttttttataagactCGTATGTCATAGATACGTTGTTATAATAAATGCCTTTCTAATACTGAAGTTAGTAGAGTCGAAGTTTCGAAAcctctaaaaataaattattatataatattttagataaattaatattatttatgattgaTGTTGAGGTCAAATGTACTTATCCACTTATCTCATAATAAAGAATTATGGACCTTACCTGAGATATTatctaataaataattatttatttttatgaatatgaAAACGGAGGCATGTGGGAGTTGTCTGTCGGAATCCTAAAAGGTCCTTTTGAGATTATGTTTGTAGACGACTTCAAACATCTGATCGATCAAAGTCCATTAATGTCGATCCTGCCAATTCCAAGCAATAAATTCGTAATTTGACTCGATCAATCGAGGTGGACCCAAATCCGAACCCATATGTAAGTGCGATGCTAAAAGTGGATCAAGAACACGTAGGCCCCACACTTGAGAATACTTCGTGATGGTCCCAATATAGCAACTAAAATCTAGAGAGCAAGTCAATACTATTACGGTTCCGAGCCACCAAACGCGTGGCGTTTTGGGGATTGACGATTGGTTCGAAGGGCTTTTCCGTCACTTCGATGTTATAAATAGCCCCGATTGCGGTGGTTATTCTGCGCTctgcttccccccccccccctctctctctctctctctctctctctctcgcggagTCGTAGTGACCGACGCCAGAAAACCACTTCCTTGGTTTCGCTttagatcgatcgatcgatcggtcCAACGAAGAAGCTGTCTCTCGGTGGTCCTCAAGATGCGAGCAGACTAATCTAATGGCTTCGAGGAGCGAGGCGAGCCGTGAAAGGAACGGCTTTTGTCGGTTCTTCCCTCACGATTTCTGACGGTAAGTGACTCTTCGTCCAACGGCCGATTCATTTCCTGCGCTCCCATCTGGGAATTTTGCTTATTTAtggggtttttttttttactttgcatGTTGGTGATTTCGTACGAAAGATTGGTTCTTGGAGCTTCCGCAATGACGAAGAGAAGGAAGCGTGAGGTTTCAGCTGCATTGAAGCTTCTGCTATCGTGTTGATTCTGATCTGTTAGAGCTTTTCAGCAAATTAGTAGCTCCAGGAGGCCAAATTTGgtggaaggaagaggagaagctaTGTACAGATCTCATCCGGTGCCGCCGTTGAAAGATCTCAACCTTCCTTACCCGTCCGCCGGTCCTTTCGGTGTGCAGCGAACAGAGGAACCTGGATCCGATCTGCTcgttcaccaccaccaccaccaccaccaccagcagaTGAGCTCGGGCCTCCTCCGGTATCGATCGGCCCCAAGCTCGCTGCTCGGTGAAGTCTGCGAGGAATTCGACCCTGTTAGTGCCGCCAGCCACGAGACCGAGACCATGTACGCTCGCTTCTTGGCGCCGGATCCCCGCGACGAGGTCCGTGACAAGCCCTCAGGTGTCGCCGCCTCTTCTGCTGGCCACAGCAGTCCTCACGTTCCGCCGCCGCCTGCGGCGCCGGAGGTTAACGAGCAGCAGAGCAGAGGCTTCTCCTCTGCTCCGCACACGATGTTCCACCTTCagcagcagcaaccgcagcagATGCCGAGCCATAGCTCGGTGGAGAGCTCGTTTCCGGTCTCCGGCAGCTCCTCCAGTCTCATTAGGCAAAGCAGCTCCCCTGCTGGCTTTCTTTCTCACTTGAACGCTAATAGTGGTGACAGTTTCCTCTCTTCTTTGCGTTGTTGGATCTTCTATTGAGTATGCTGCAAAGAAAAATAGAATCTTTGTCCTGAATATTGATGGGCAAAGCACTCTTCTTCGTTCCGCAGGCTATGGCATGATGAGAGGGATGGGTGGTTTCAGAGATGGAAGTGGCTTCATGATGGATGGAACACACAGATCGAAGGGCCAACTAAGCTTCCCATCGAGGCAAAACTCTGTCTTGTCGCATATCTCCGAGATGGAGAGTGAGGAGGCCATGGAGGGGAGCAGCCCCAGAGAGCGCAGCGGCGATGGCCGGAGTTTCATTTCGGCATTCTCGGTCGCCTCTTGGGACGAGTCCTCTCTGTTCAACAACAGCTTCTCGGGCCTGGAAAGAGGCAGAGAGAGCGAGGAGAAGATGACTGCAGGTCTCATCTCACTGGAACCTCAGGTAACTCCACTCCCTCCTTGTTCTACTCCATTCTGTCAACAAGCACTTCTCTGAACGGACAAACCATGCCTCAGAATGGTGAGGGGAGAAACCACGCCTCGGGCGTCCCCCATCAGCTTAGCTTGCCCAAGTCCTCGCCGGTCATGACCGCCATCGAGAAGTTCCTGCAGATCCACGATGCAGTCCCCTTCAAGATCAGAGCTAAACGGGGTTGCGCCACCCACCCGCGAAGCATCGCCGAGAGGGTATCTCTTCTCTTGATTCCGTTTCTTGTTCTTCATCTGTAAGCTGCGGTCGATGTAATACCCCACAGTCTTGATCAGGTGAGGAGGACTCGGATCAGCGAGAGGATGAAGAAGCTCCAAGAACTGGTCCCTAACATGGATAAGGTAGCAACACGAACCATTTCCAATAGAACAGTAATTCGATCAATCCTCTTACTCGTGCTGGAACATCGACAGCAAACCAATACAGCCGACATGCTGGATTTGGCGCTGGATTACATCAAGAATCTCCAGAAACAAGTAAAGGTATTAATTAAACTCTCCTGCAGAAACGTTCTGTTCGTGTGCAACTTGACATTAGATCTTCTTCTCGGCATTTGAAGGCATTGTCGGAAAGCCGGGCGAGCTGCAGCTGTTCGGCCAGCACTCACAAGCTATACTGATCGAAGCAGGGAAGGCGAAGGAAACGCATCAACGACAGCTATATGCTTACAGTGTCTCGAGTGTTTGCGTTTCGTTCCACATGCTAGTCATTTCGTCAACCACTtggccacacacacacacaggcaCGCAAAAAGGTGGACTGTGTTGCTGGGTTGATGACCAATGGGGGAAGACCTTGCCATAAATGGCCATTTGGCTTATGAAAGCATGTCTCAGGTAGCTGATCTGGGTGGGGCACCCATGTTTTTCTTGCCATGATTAGGAATCTAAGCTTGAATCCATTGTCAAAACTTGCCTGTTTGGATGTTGTACTTGTGTCATGCCTTGGTTTGCCTGATTCAATGCATCCGACCATAGAATCTTGCTTCAAAGAGAAATGGCGGCCTGCTCTTCCCTGTTCTTCGTGGGATTGAGGGCCAAGTGGCTGTGAATCGAAAAGCTCAGTAGCTTAAACAATCGATTACGTATGCAGacaaaaaagaacaaagaaatcATTCGACGCAACATAGAACCTGAACCAGAAGAATTCTTTTACTGTAGCCATGTGAGCGATGATGGAGTCCGGATTCATGTCACATCGCTTTAGGGATGGGAAGGATCCGACGACACGATCTTGGAGTAGGATATTGGGAAGCTGTAGCCAATAGCACAATGTGGTAGAGAAGATAAGGCTCCGTTGCAGCATCATCTCTgtcgaggaggagggaggagggcgaACGGCGAGGCAGGTAGCATGAAAGTCATGTTTGTGTTGTGGTGGGGAAAAGCTGTTATCTGTACTTTGTAGCTCATTCTGGTCCTCCACACCAAACACTTGATAGCTTTTAATCCAAGCCAGTATCTTTCATTCACATCCACTGCATGAGCTCATACCAAAGAGAAAAGACATGAAACAATCTCTTGAAAGATTGCATTGCAGATCAATTGAAACCAGGAAACCTCCACCTAACTTTGACTCAGAAAACATCAACTCAGGAAGATGGAAGAGGATAGAGTCAGTGGAGCGGTATCTGCCATTTACCAAAGTGGCTGATGAATTGGCAGATGGAGTTAAAGAGAAGAGACCCATAAATAGTGGCATTGGGCTTGTCTTTACCGATTAAATCAGATTCCAAGCTGCTAATCGAAGAATGCTTTATGAGGTGGAGAGCGAAGAAGGAAGCAGGAAGGCACTTTGGCAGAATGGAGTTCATAGTGGTGGTACTTCTCTTCCGATGCAGATAGAATTCATGGGTGGTGGTGGACTGGGACCAGATCACCAAAGTAGAATCCGAAGAATGGTGTACAGCCTATATGTGATAACTTGGTAAAATGGATGAACACAGATGAAACCTGCACAAGGTATTCGAAAAAGTTCCATGATTCCCAGCCTGAAGGTGCTGCCATGGACTGAAGAAGCTTCCTGAGTGCTCACTGCCGACCCAACCGCTCGTGGCATCCACGCCAGCATCAACTATTTTTGAGGTGCTCAGAAACTCGATTCAATCAGTAACAGCAGCATCagcatgagaagaagaagaagaagaagaagaagaagaagaagaagaacaatctGAGCTGATCTGAAGGACAATCTGAGCTCTGGGAGCTGTCAGCAACAATTCTACAAGCAGGTGTCACTTTCTGACCAACTTCAATTATTAGCAGGAATTGGATGAACTTGAAACATGCATATGTATATACTGCATTGAAGAGAAGCTGTGGTCAGAGTTGAAAAGGGAACACATCTGTCTCTGCATGTATCACAGACTTTAGAACATTGATTCTACTGCATCTGCTGTGGACTAAGCATGTAGAACTATTGAGTCTGAACAGTAAAAGATGCAGATGCAAAGCTTGGAGAATGGAAACAAGATCAAAAATCACTTGCAACAGATGAAGAGAACTAGTGATCAGAGAACATGAATCCATTTCAgatatctgttaaaagataaagtTGCTTAGCTCACCTGAAGTGAGTCCTGGCAATTCAATTAACAAGAATAATGAGCAAGAAGATGAAAATTTTCCTCATCAGATTTATGTGCATCCATTTGCTCAGTATCATTGGACAGCACCAAAAATTGATCATCTATATGGATGCATATTGCATTCAAAACAATCCTGTTTTCTTCACAGCTTATGTTGCCATCATGGATGGCCTTAAACATGGGAAATCATTCTTCCTGAATGAGAGGGTGTCTCCTTTGTGAGACGAAACCAGTAAACAGAGCAGTcgatgctgatgatgatgatgatgaagtaaTAAAGCATTTTAAGCATTTTCTCCCACTGTAATCTACTGTTAGGTGAATATGATTCCACAAATGGACAAACGGATCGCATGGGCAATGTCCAAATCAAAGAGAATTTGCTTTACTAGAACAAATTAAATTAAGAACCAATCATAAAATATCATCCTAAAGCCCAACTCTTTTTTCCAAACTGTTCCTAACCATATCCAGGATTGCAGCGTAACCCTTAAACTCCCCCTAAAAGATCTAAAACCTCATAAAATATCAACCATGTAATCTACCAAAACTGACGAGTAGATCTTCTTCAACATATCACCGCAATTTCCACCGTCCAACTACAGAAGAAGAAAAAGCGAAGAACAAAAAGGAGGAAGCTTTGGCCACCCATCACAAGGATCATGGATGAACAAGGGGTCAATGGCAATGGCGAACGGGAGACTGGTGGTGATGAATGGGGCCGGGCCGGTTGGGTTGACAAGCGATCCAACCTGTTGCATTGCTACTCCATCCACCACCCGCTCCTTCCCTTGTATCACCTGCATGCAAATTGCCTCCCATTGAGAACTTTTCGTGCGTCACTGATGTATTCTTGGGCTTCATGACCTACCATGAAAGAAAGGCCAGCACGCCAGACAAGAGACTGAGAAGGACAGCATTTAGTGAAAGACGAGGAGGGGATGCGCGTACTGCAGCGAGAAGCGATGGCGAGAAGAGACGATGAGAGGAACAGCATTGACAGGACGAGGCCGAAAGCCAATGCGGTGGTGGCCATTTAGACGAGAAGAAAGCAGCAGGCCGGTGTTTCGATTGCCTTCTTCCTCACATACTGATCCCTCTCTCTGAGATCGGGGGTAAACAACCGTTTCCCGATTCCCCCTGTCTTGTCACGTCCGGCACGTGAGCGTAGCCGAGGCCGCCGCAGGATTTAGTCGT
Proteins encoded:
- the LOC103992380 gene encoding transcription factor bHLH130 — translated: MYRSHPVPPLKDLNLPYPSAGPFGVQRTEEPGSDLLVHHHHHHHHQQMSSGLLRYRSAPSSLLGEVCEEFDPVSAASHETETMYARFLAPDPRDEVRDKPSGVAASSAGHSSPHVPPPPAAPEVNEQQSRGFSSAPHTMFHLQQQQPQQMPSHSSVESSFPVSGSSSSLIRQSSSPAGFLSHLNANSGYGMMRGMGGFRDGSGFMMDGTHRSKGQLSFPSRQNSVLSHISEMESEEAMEGSSPRERSGDGRSFISAFSVASWDESSLFNNSFSGLERGRESEEKMTAGLISLEPQNGEGRNHASGVPHQLSLPKSSPVMTAIEKFLQIHDAVPFKIRAKRGCATHPRSIAERVRRTRISERMKKLQELVPNMDKQTNTADMLDLALDYIKNLQKQVKALSESRASCSCSASTHKLY